The Henckelia pumila isolate YLH828 chromosome 2, ASM3356847v2, whole genome shotgun sequence genome includes a window with the following:
- the LOC140882781 gene encoding anthocyanidin 3-O-glucosyltransferase 2-like, with amino-acid sequence MKKTELVFIPLPGLSHLVSAVEAAKILLRRDRRLSVTFLIIKFPNNTLVDAYTQEISSDPDPIISSLRIIHLPDHEIAPISDTFLFDVIDSQIPGIRNVLSELVQQSSGRIAGIVVDMFCTKFVDVADEIGLPCYVFFTSSASFLGLFSHLTSLRLEHNQELTQYHNSDAELSVPCLSIKVPAKVLPVVAVREGPLTDCAFDCFARYSRIKGVLINTFYELESYAIRSLSNGKAPKVYPIGPILNLDHQLGSSKSQSEDHEIIKKWLDLQPDSSVVFLCFGSRAAFEFPQLKEIASALERCEHGFLWSVRKPPPKGTMQRPTEYEDFGDVLPEGFLERTKGRGKVVGWAPQMAVLSHPAVGGFVSHCGWNSTLESVWCGVPVATFPLLAEQQWNAFQLVKELGMAEAIRVDYNKDSVGEEEIVGSEEIEAAIRRLMAVDGSSGVREKVRNMQKESRLCLKEGGSSYNAQISFLEDLVD; translated from the coding sequence ATGAAGAAAACAGAACTAGTGTTCATCCCTTTACCCGGGCTGAGCCACCTCGTCTCGGCCGTGGAGGCGGCGAAGATTCTCTTGCGAAGAGACCGTCGTCTCTCCGTCACCTTCCTCATCATCAAGTTCCCAAATAACACTTTGGTCGACGCTTACACCCAAGAAATCTCTTCGGATCCCGACCCCATCATCTCCTCTTTGCGCATAATCCACCTTCCGGATCATGAAATCGCCCCCATATCAGACACCTTTTTATTCGACGTGATCGACAGCCAAATCCCCGGCATAAGAAACGTGCTGTCCGAGCTCGTCCAACAATCCTCAGGCCGAATCGCTGGAATTGTTGTCGACATGTTTTGCACCAAATTCGTCGATGTTGCGGATGAGATCGGCCTCCCCTGTTACGTTTTCTTCACTTCCAGCGCGAGCTTCCTCGGCCTGTTTTCCCATCTAACATCGCTTAGATTGgaacacaatcaagaactcACGCAGTACCACAACTCCGACGCCGAGTTATCTGTGCCTTGTCTATCCATTAAAGTTCCTGCGAAGGTTTTGCCTGTTGTCGCCGTTAGAGAAGGTCCCTTGACCGATTGCGCGTTCGACTGTTTCGCGAGATATTCGAGGATCAAAGGTGTTCTGATCAACACATTTTATGAGCTGGAATCATATGCTATTCGAAGTTTGTCGAATGGGAAGGCGCCAAAAGTCTACCCCATCGGACCCATACTGAACTTAGACCACCAACTCGGAAGCTCCAAAAGCCAGTCAGAAGACCACGAGATCATCAAGAAATGGCTCGATCTTCAGCCGGATTCGTCGGTAGTTTTCTTGTGCTTCGGAAGCAGAGCAGCTTTCGAGTTTCCGCAGTTGAAGGAGATTGCCTCTGCTTTGGAGAGATGCGAGCACGGTTTTCTATGGTCTGTGAGGAAGCCACCGCCGAAGGGGACGATGCAGCGTCCGACAGAGTACGAAGATTTCGGTGATGTACTGCCGGAAGGGTTCTTGGAGAGGACTAAAGGGAGAGGGAAGGTGGTGGGATGGGCGCCGCAGATGGCGGTGCTGTCCCATCCCGCGGTGGGAGGATTCGTGTCGCATTGCGGCTGGAATTCGACGTTGGAGAGCGTGTGGTGCGGGGTGCCGGTGGCGACTTTTCCCTTGCTCGCGGAGCAGCAGTGGAATGCGTTTCAGCTGGTGAAGGAATTGGGGATGGCAGAGGCTATCCGGGTGGACTACAACAAGGATTCTGTAGGGGAGGAGGAAATCGTGGGATCGGAGGAGATAGAGGCGGCCATACGGCGGTTGATGGCGGTTGACGGGAGCAGCGGAGTGAGGGAGAAGGTGAGGAATATGCAGAAGGAAAGCAGGCTGTGTTTGAAAGAAGGTGGATCTTCTTACAATGCTCAGATTAGTTTCCTTGAGGATTTGGTTGATTAA